A segment of the Malaclemys terrapin pileata isolate rMalTer1 chromosome 1, rMalTer1.hap1, whole genome shotgun sequence genome:
GTATCTTCCTCAGAAGAGCAACTGCCATATCACTGATAAACAAATACTTTTCCAACTGTAACCTTAATTCTAGTTTGGTACATTTCTGTGGAGGGGCTACAAGTGTATGTGTATTGCCTAAAGGCACTGGAAGACTTTACCAGAATGTCCTGCATTGGGATGGTTATGGATGATGTATTTTCACTCAAATAAAcaagttctctctttctctgctaaGTCTGCTCTTTGTAGGTGACTGAGGGTCTCTATTTGCAGTGGTGACCTCAAAAGGCTGCTGTGAAGAGGGCCGGGGATGCTGGAAACAGATTTGCTCTGATTCAAATTCATGTAAAGTATTTCCTGATATGCCTTTAGAAGGTTCCCATCACTGGGGTGTTATAAGCTGTCAGCAGcaactgggtggggtggggggaacctaAACTGCTTCAAGTCCACTCCCGTGCCATTGGAGTTGAAGACCTGGTTTGAGTTTGGCCCATTCTCTAAACCAGGGGAACGCCTCTTCTGCTCTGAAGAGAAGAATCAAACCCCTCTACGTGGAAGGGCTCACATCTCCTTAGCCTCTGGAAGAAAATCAATGGGCAGGGTGTCTCCCAGCAAGCCCTATGTTAGTTAACAGCATTTCTGAGtgagggctagatccacaaagtgatttagatgcctaactgccactttaggtacATAAAATCCAAAATGTAGATCCTCAAAACCCTCACTCAGCTACCTCCTAATCTTGTAGGTGTCCAGATTCCTCTGGCATCTAAAAATCTGTGGCTGAGCATGTGCACAGCTTCCTCAAGCTGGGCCCGAGAGCCCCAGGAAGATTCTCAAACCAGGCATTACCCCACTTGGCTTGATTGCAGGGCCTGAAATGGTAGGTGGTCAGGAACAGCCTCCCGTGTCCTAGAGGAGTGCTCTAACGTACTGATAGGCTTGGGAGGATTAgacttttattggtaaatgtcaatttcaccaacacacacacagactgatggaaaaaatacttccagtGATAACTAATttatagataggcaaagtaagaaatcTCTTGACTTTAGGAGTTTGATTGAAGGCTATTTACTCTATTTTGATAGGTGGTGGTGACAATTTGTGTGAACAGCTAAAGCTTCAACTTTCTGAATTAACAGCAACtcttattaaataattgtctgataccccctaattttgcacaactctgaaaatgtaaatagataaaaatgcTTAAACAAATATTGCTATTGTCCagtaaaattgtaaaaaaaaaatccaatgctGCCAAGCCTATTTGCTAAGCACTAGAGTCACTCATTCTCTGGCCTTAATGACCATTCCATTATTTGTACAAAGTGGTAGGGAGCGTGGCAAGAGTCCTACAGCAGAAGATCCCAGAACTCAGGGGTCAGAGCACTCTTGTGAGAGATgtgagttcaaatccctgctccccaTCAGACAGAGGGAGatactgaacctgggtctcctgcatcccagtcgAGTGCTCTTACCCCAGGGTTAATATGGCACCACTATTACTTGTTTTTGTGATGAGCCAGACAGACACCTAACTAAAGGAGAAGGGTCATGATGAGAGAAAGATGCTTCCCTCCAACCTGGAACTAGATGCTCATGTCCCTTTGTGATGGCTCCTGTTTCAGCTTGCTGCCTCTCAAGGATCCCATTCTTGAGTACTGAACACAGGGCTGTGGATTCTACTAGGCAGGCACCCGAGCACCCGTTAGGCAGTGCAATGCTGAATCTAAGTTCCTTTGTGGATTTAGTCCCAGCTTCTGTGCTAAGCCCTAGCACTGACCTGCTAGAGCAGCAAAATGCTTTTCCTCTCTGTCACCAGAGGGGCATACATGTCCCTGAGCAGCATGTGTCTGGGCGCAAGGCTCTTGGTACTAAGCAGTCAGAGGAAATCCTCTGGAAATCCCCTGGTTTTAGTTCCCTTTGTTGATTAGTCTCCACCATTGGGTTTGTTCATACTCCCACAGTAGGAGACAAGTTCTCTACCTGGTAACAGactcctcctgccctctccccctaCTCCCCAAGAGAGGGCTTAAGAGACAGTGGCAGTGCGATTGTGTGAGCAAAGCAGACACAGTGACCACACGCACAAGCCTGTTGCTTCACATAACTGTATGTATGGATATAGATATACGGTATATACACACTGAttttatagatagatatatatataaaataacacCTTGTTTATAAAGCGACATTTAATTGCcacttgcccccttcccaccccacaaaCAATAGtatacaaaatataaaatatcttaaatatttataaacagcgcaagaaaaaaatagaactgTACGAAAATAGTTTTTCTgaggttccctccctccccccaccccccgcttggTGCGTTTGGCAGGTTAATGTGCCTTGAGTCCGTAGCTGTTGAGGGGGTAAGAGTAGGCCCTGCCCAATACTATCCGGTCCCGAAGGAGCTTAAATAAGACGTAGTAGTTGCAGAAGAGGATGAGGGCCATGGAGAGGGTGTGGTTCCACTTCTCCGAGCGCAGCAGGGAGTACAGCTGGTAGCAGACGACGCTGCCTTCGATGAGGATAAGCAGGTTGAGCAGCCGTAATGGACGGTGAAAGAGGAActgcagggggggaaaaaaatctgcataTTTGTGGTTTGCTCTGGTAAAGAAGCTGACAGAGTATTTTTGTAGCGGTTGTAGGGCCTGGGGCATTGGGGTAAATACTCTGTAATGTCCAGATCAGCTGCTAGCCAAGAAAAATACTCTCGCCATCTGGATTCCCTGCTTTGTAATGCGTTACTGTGCTGGAGAATGGCTAATGGCATGCGCTGCTGCTGTGGACTTGAAAGTGCTTTCAAGTTAGCTGAGCGCTGTGAATAGAAAGCCCCTCTGCCCAGAACCAGCAGAAGGAGATTACCTTCCCTTCCTGAAATTTCCCTACCTGAAATCCCttccccttccaaccctgactgACAGGAGAGTTCACTCTCTGTGGCTCATTCAATATTGGCCTTTTTGCTGTGACTGCCAACAAGAGTGCCCATTTGGGACACAGCCACTTCACCCCTAGGAGCTGAACTGAGATTCACCCGTGTGTTAAACATGGGCCCCAAACAGGTGCATGTTAACCTAGGTGCACACTGCAACAGACAATACAGGCTCCATCTCTCCCTCCACTCtgctgaactgccaggcccgcaAAGTACCAGAGCAACTTTGAATTTCAATTCTTTTGCCATTTTCAGCTgtcagggcagcagcagctggcaccAGGCCACATCTAGAATTAAACGTTTGCAAAACTACAGGGGGCcatatgtttaaaacaaaactactTGAACcgagagaaaagaaaataaaggggACCTATAATTAGGAAAGAAAGCCAGGCCTTCTGGGGACTCAAACTAAAAGTAGTCCAACCACCTTAAATCTTATTCTTTGCTAGTCACTAACCTGCAGTTGTTTCAGTAAGAGGTTTAGCACCAAGAGTGCAACAAATCTATAAAGTATGTGTTTATAGCAGAAGTGGAGCTCTGTATCTAGTGCCAGTCTGCAGTGCACACTAGAAAACTTCAGAGGGCCCCAAGGGAAAGAGCAGGAAATTAAGAAAAGGGTGGGACCAGGCCCTGGCTTTGCTGGATTAAAGAATCCAGTTTATTCCTTCTGCCTGACTTTCAATTCAGTCTCATCTCAACCTGCACTGCTGCAGCGGTGCTCAACTCCGCCTCCCACTCCCAGAATGACACATCAGGAGAAGAGATACTTGCATAAAAGCGGGCGTGGGAGACGTCTGAAGGCACTGCTACATTGTAAGGCCCTACTGCCTTGTACAGGCATCGACTGTGTCGCACCAGCACGCCCTGTGGCCAGATCGTACTTTCTGACCAGCtgaggagaaaaagaaagagacCTGCCATTAGCCTAAAGGAGTGGTGATAGtcggggggcgggcggggggggtggtggtggtgttgcctAGATCAGCTCAAGAGCTCATGTCTCATGTGAGAATTTCAGTGCACCTGCCAAAAgcaggtaagtatcattattcctTTCAGGGAAACAGAGACATGGAGTGGTGACAAGATCACAGAGGGAGTCTAAGATGAAGTCAGGAATAAGACCAAGCAGAGCCCCATTAATAAGGATGagatgtcatggaggtcatggattctgttACTTCCAGAGACTTCCATGACATTTTCCACCTCAGCcccggggcagcagggctggagctcccagccttTAGGGGacccccaccagctcccagtcACCGGTTCCACAGCTCCAAGCCGTCGCAGGCAGCGGGGGGACCCTGGATCCCCAAGCGAGCGGGTGCTGGACCTCCtcacagcagggcttgggctctcaTCCTCCTCCCCAGAGTTCAGTCATCCCGTgtcagccctccccccacattatttttaataaaagtcagacaggtcatgggcttccatgGATGTACTGCCCacaacctgtctgtgactttttctaaaacgtgacaaaatcttaaccttacccATTACCACAAGGTCCAAATGGCTCCCACCACAAGAACCAAGAGCACTTTGTATTAGTGTCAGTGGGGCTGTTCGGAAAACATCCCACCACCCGGTGTGAACGAACTGCTTCAGGTGGTGGCAAGAGCGTGAGAGAGAGTCCCAAGGGAACAAGAGCCAGCGTTGCTAGGGCACTGCCACGAGGAAGCTGACAGTGCTCAGGGGTGGGCAGTGCTGGCCCTGGCAGCACGGACAGAGCAGAACAGCCATGACCTGTCCATCTAATACTACGAGGAACGGAGAAGCTTCCTCATTGTAAACCCAGCAGGCAAAGAACAGCCGCATCTTAGAATGCCCTTGTTCaatggggagagcgcactgacccctcccagcctgcaCTTACATGTGCTGTGGGGCGTTGCTGTATGAGCCATGTTCTAGCTTCTGCCACTTGCCCAGGTGGGCGGCCGATCTGTGCAGCAGGTCGCAGTACTTGGGGGGCAGCAACTGTGTGGTGAGCATAACGAAGGCGTTGATCCACACCATGATGAGGTGCTCGCAAGACCAGCGCATGTCGTAGTATTGGGTGCTCTGCAAGAGACCGGATGGGAAGTTAGCACCACTGGCATGTCCCAGCAGAGAGCACAGGGGGGTGCTGTGTGCAACCAGCAGACCAGCTCCAGACTTCACAGGCATGCACTGCCAGGCCAGTGAGTTCGGAGGGTTACCACCTAGGAGACACCTCAGAGTTCCTTCTCCTGGGCCTAGAGGAGAATGGGCAGGGGATGATGCAGCTTGTGATGTACCTGTGCatctcctcccccagcagctgaTACCAGAAGGGTAGCTGAGCCATGGAGTGTACATGGACCTGGGTCGCGCCATAGACTGTGAAGCCCTTTCCCTTCATTGCAGCAGATTAATGATTAGACAATCTTAACAAGCTCCTGTCACACAACAATGGACAACAGAAACAGGGTTGGCTGTGGAAGTCTCTGATTTCTTAGTTAATAGACAGTGAACCTGGCACAATTTAGAGAACCAAAACACAGCCCCAGCACCAACACCTCAGATCTTTTGCTCAGGTCCAGACTTCCCTGCTGGCCTGTTCTACGACAGGCCGAACCAAACCCCAGATCCGAACACGCACACCCCAACCTTTGGCAAAACTTGGGAGGTGAACATGGCAGCTGGTGCCCACTTGTGGCATGACCACAGTTATCTGTTGGTCTGGGGAAGAGAATGGGGGTTAGTAAACGGGGAGGGGACCACGGGTGCATCACGTGTATGGCAATACCTATCCGCCAACCAGGAGCGGTACTATTGCATTCCAGATGCAGCCACACTCCACCATCCAGGCTGCCAAAGGGGAGACAGAAAAAAGGGGATTAACCAGTAATCTGGCACGTCAACGATTTCGTGCAAAACTGAGGCGGCAGCAGCGAcggggggaaatgggggagagAGCGCCGGAGCTGGACAACAGCTACCTTCACGAAGCACAGCGGCAGGAAGGCCACGTAGTAGGCACTGAAGAGGGAGTTGAAGAGAACCTCCTTGATCCTGCGGTTGAAGTCCGCTTTCAGGCACTCCACCTCATTGCGGATGAGGTCCGGGGAGAGGGGGCAACTGTGGGTTGGGATGGCCGTAGGGTTATTGAACTGTTCTTTCAGGGACTCCCGCAGGAGTGAGAGGAAGTCTTTGGGTTTGACCAGGCTGCCAACGCCTGAGGTCCCGTCATCCACCATCTGATCCTGCACCAGGTAGCTGCAGTCCGTTGGGAGGGGCTGCGCTCTGCTGTCTTGGTGGAAGCAGCACAGGGGAACGTAGACACCGAacctgtgggaaaggagggtgagaCGGCTGCTGTCCACACATGAGACCAAATGCCATCACTGAGCAGACACAAGCATGCTCCAGGGAGAACACCACGGAAGCCAGTGCTGTCTGGTACTCAGAGCCCAATGGTCTCCTCCCTTCAACTTGTAAGCCTCTGCGTGGCACAGAGTTGTCTCTCTAAAATTCTTGGCTAGGAGACCCGTGAGCCCACCCACAGGCTTCAGAGGTTCAATAAACCCACTTACTACTAACAGTATATCCACCACTTCTCTCCATGGCTCCAGGGCTAATGGCTCCCCTCTCCTtcagacccctccctcccccactcctacTCAACTGGGGCTCAGAAGCCAGGAGCTCCTCTATCCACACACCCCTCCAACGTGGGTCACAGGTCAGCAGCTCTTCTCCGTACAACATTCCCAACATGGCTGCTGTCACGCATCGCCCACCTCCACCAGGGCTCATGGCCCCGTCCTTTCCCCAAGATAAGGGCAATACTCACGGGTAGCCCAAGAAGAGGAGGTTGAGCACAGAATGGCTGCGGAAGAGATTGACCAGAGTCCAGCAGAGCACCCAACCGCACAGCGTGAGCAGCACCAGGCGCGCCATAATCAGTGCCAGGTAGTGAATCACTGACGTTGCGCCCACCTGAGAGGCCTGCAAATTCAAAACCCAGAAAAAAGAATTACCTAGTGCCATGGTATGACTATGTGTCAGGCACTTGAGGGGAAGAAAGAGGGTCAGCAGGATTCCAGCAGGAGGTGGAGTGACTGCTGCCCTCTTCCCGAGGAACAGAGCTCTCCTTACATCACTGATGGTATGGGGTGTTGGGAGAAAGCTCTTATATCTCATTCTTTGGGACAATCCAAAATATTAGTGACTATTTAGAGCTCATCCTGAACCCACTTTAAGTGACAGGCCAGCACGTTCCTGCAGCCCGCagtttcccacagctcccattggccaggaacggcgaactacGGCCactgggcgctgcagggagccaTGCCTGCtgacggtcaacgtaaacaaaatgtctcgtggcccgccagcggattaccttgatgggccacGTGCTGAAGGTTTACAACCCCTGTGCTAGGTTATTCCTAGAATAGGGCCTTTTAAAGTTGAACCGCAAAGTAGGAAAAGTATTTTGTTAGCCCTTTATTGCTCCATGATGATGAGACACATGTTGAGTTTTGAACACTCTCTCCCCCAACTCCAGCAAATTTACAGGCTGCAGTCTTGCAAGGAGAAGATAAGGTTGCAATAAGGGAATTATTTGTGGTCTCCAAAGAAGTCAGGGCAGATTATATTAAGAAAAATTTCTTAGGAGTCAGCAATTGAGCAGGCAATATAAGAGATGTCTCAGCAAGGGGTTTCAAGGCCCCATCATCATAGAAATCCAAGAAAGGCCTAGGGGAGGTATTACTGAGGACGATATTCTAAGTGGAAATGATAGAACTCAGAGACGGAGAAGAGCTTTTGAGGTCCCACTTCATCCAGTCACCTGCTGAGCAGGGCAGGATTGCTCCTTCGTATATGTTCTCCAGTGCTCTGTCTGTCCCAGCTTTAACTATCCCAGTGGCTAGAGCTTCCAGCACTTGTCTTTTCACTTGCAAAACTGTTGGCGGCCCAAGCAATCTTTCCTAGCCCAAACATGGACCATTTCTGCCCTCAAATACACAGACACAATTCTCAGTGAAATCAAGGAATGTTGTGCTCCTGGGAGGCTTATGAAAAGCaaccagagctgaagaagagcaggCCTACCAGCTACGCACGCTTCCTATTTCACTAACTTCTCAGCCTTTATTTTATACCCAACTCAGAGTTAGCCATGACCTTGAACTCTCTTGAATCTGACATTTCCCTTGTTTGGAAATCTCCTATTTTCCCCTCTCGAACATCATCAGAATTTAGCCTTGGTTGAACAACCTATTCTCTCCTTCACTGCCTCCTGACTCAACTATTGCAATCCCCTTCGCTGCTCCTCCCAAATGCCTGCAGCCAGATGACTTCCACAGAGGAAGTGAGACCATTTCACCTCCTCCCAGTTCTCAAAGAGAGAACAAAAAGGCCAGGATACTCCTGAATGCTACAGGGCAGgtgggagccagggagcagagcacagcccagaggtAAAGGGGGAGTTCCAtgggcaccagcaaagcagcGTGCTCAGCCCTTCACACCCGTAGTGTTCCT
Coding sequences within it:
- the TMEM39A gene encoding transmembrane protein 39A, producing MPGGRRGPSRQQLSRSALPSLQTLVGGSCGNGTGLRNRNGSAISLSAPPITALITPEPVRHCRIPDLPLDGSLLFEFLFFIYLLVALFIQYINIYKTVWWYPYNHPASCTSLNFHLIDYHLAAFITVMLARRLVWALISEASQVGATSVIHYLALIMARLVLLTLCGWVLCWTLVNLFRSHSVLNLLFLGYPFGVYVPLCCFHQDSRAQPLPTDCSYLVQDQMVDDGTSGVGSLVKPKDFLSLLRESLKEQFNNPTAIPTHSCPLSPDLIRNEVECLKADFNRRIKEVLFNSLFSAYYVAFLPLCFVKSTQYYDMRWSCEHLIMVWINAFVMLTTQLLPPKYCDLLHRSAAHLGKWQKLEHGSYSNAPQHIWSESTIWPQGVLVRHSRCLYKAVGPYNVAVPSDVSHARFYFLFHRPLRLLNLLILIEGSVVCYQLYSLLRSEKWNHTLSMALILFCNYYVLFKLLRDRIVLGRAYSYPLNSYGLKAH